The following nucleotide sequence is from Vitis vinifera cultivar Pinot Noir 40024 chromosome 14, ASM3070453v1.
ATATATAAGAGAAATAGTAAAATTATGACTCAATGCTTCCGTTTTAGTCAATTATTTTTACCAGTGATTAATCtatttttgaattctaaattatttttaaaaattattaattcactaagaaatttaatacaaagtctttcttgattttaatttttttttagtgagaaaaattataaaaatatagtcattctaaaccaatttttatctataaatttatgatattaattggTTTACtgtttgaatttcaaattatttttaaaaattactagattcattaatgaatcaaaatgtTAACTATTACTTTATTTAAAGTCTTTTtgtctagtgaaaaaaaataaaaaaaaatatagatctATATAAGGAGAAATAATAGAGTTTTATTTGACCAATTTTTGtccatagattttttttattaattaggaaattattggagtttttatttttaaaattatttctaatgcATTGAGTCTCAATTtgatttagagtttatttgtcTAGTGAATaaaatcagaagaaaaaaaaacttggttCTATGTAAAttagaaacaataaaataatatcagacttatttttatctataaattttaGGTATTAATTAGACtattatttgaatttcaaattatttttaaaagttacttGACTTGTAATTAATCCAATCATTAAGTCTTACTTAATTGGAGtccatttatttaataaaagtaatctaaaaattatgattatataaaaagaaaaaaaacaatagaatAATTCTAAGTCAATTTTGgtagataaattttttatattaattgggacattatttgagttttaaattatattttaaaattactatgtTTATTAGTGATCAAATATGTTAAGATTTAGAGTTGACTTTGGTTTGTCAATAATAATGTACTTCCTTTTACAAAATTATgattatatgtaaaaaaaaaaaaaattattagtaaagtcattcaaaatcaattttgattcgtaatttctaatattaattagaTTGGCTTTGTGTTACATAACTTCCACTTATTCTCTCTCAACtcttttccattttaatttctttttaaacctGTTTTCAAGAAACAACAAGGAAACTGTTGTATAGACTTTAAAAATAGCTTTTGGCATTTAAGACCGAAAAATCTACCTTTAAATTAATCACACAGGCTGTGATTTTAACTTTCTTCGTAGTCCCACGCACAAGCAAACAAACGGTGACTTTATCACTAAGATGGTCCCTAAAATGCTTAGGAGCATCatagaaaaataagtttatttttttaatattttcaacaacctacatatttatttcttcaatCTCATAAGATGGTAGCAGCTTGTGCTTATTTAGTGTGGCATTCAGGACTAGGAAAAGTTGAGAACTGGATTTCCTTGGGAATACTCCCTAGAGTGCAGAAATGAGATTGAGCGAGGTAGCAGAGTGAATCTGTTTCCTAACCTCCATATGAAACCTGTCCTCTGATTCCAGCGGCAAGGAAACCAGAGCCAACACTCCCTCAACACCCTCCTCATTCTTGTGCCCAATAATTGATGTCACCATTCCAGGTTTCAGCCCAGTCCCCGCCCTTGCTGGCCCGCCGTAGACGCCAGGGCCCCAACCGAAATCTATATTAGCAAATGTCAAGCGGCACATATCTGAAACCACAAATGCTTCTTCCATACAGAACCCTCTACGCCCATTCATCTCAATGAAATCCAAAACCGAAGCCCGATACTCGTCTCCCGTCaccttttttttcacttcaGATATCAAACTAGCAGTGTAATGTAATGGTTTCCCCATGAGCTCATTTGCCTTCGCAATCGCACACGGAAACACTACAGCACTTCCGTAGTAGCCTTTTGGTAAAGAAGGCTTGCATCGAAATCGGGTGTCAATTGGGAAGAGAAGTCTTGTAATGGCATTGGGTTTGATAAGAGTACGGGTCCTCGCTTTCCATAGGCATGAAGCCACTGCATCGAAGGTAGGGTTTCTATGGCCATTGAGTTGGTTTTTTAGCAGTGATATGTCTGCGTTGGAGAAGAAGATGGAGGTTTGAGCAAGAAGCTTGAAATCAGTTTCGGTGTATGCGAGGGTAGGGTGGTTAGATATGTCATACTCAGGGTGGGGATAGGAGATGATGGGAGAAGTTCGGGGCTTTAGGATTTCTCGTCCCCAAGACGGAAGGTTGGAAGGAGCGATGAGGTTGAGATTGAGGCAGAATTCAGATAAAGCAGTTATGAACTGGTAGGCACCATAGGAATCACAGATACAATGGTTGAATGTGTACGCTAGGATGAAGCCTCCGCATGCAAGTCGTGTTACCTGAACAAAAAGGTAATAAATGCAAGATAGATCAGTTCATGAAGAAGTAGAGTCCTAAttcgtttttcttcatttcaattAGCTTACCTCACTCTAATTTTTGTATCACACTACATTCCTTAAATTGAGAATCTTTGTCTCATTCCTTACTGACCTGTATTCGAAGCAAGGGAGCATCGGTAATCAGGTAGCTGCCCCAAATATCATCCACAAGCAACTGATCCAACATAGGGAATGGTGGCTTCAACCCGCCATTAATCCTGCGCAGTTCTGCCATTGTAATGTCAGCTTTGGCTTCACGGAAAATAACACCCTCATCACAACAGTCAACAACAAGCTTGCCCTTTTCAGAACTCCGCAGTCGACCAGCCACTGGGTAGTAGTAAACAAGGACCTTAGCTAAGGCCTGTTTAATCAACGCAGCAGGGTCCCGGACACAAAAATCTTTACTGGGGGGATAGAAATGCACAAAAGGAATGTGGTTTCTCAGGCCGATTTGGTCATCAATGTTGGATAAGTACTTGAATTCTCGAGGAGTTGATGTCTCTGGTCTGACCAGCTCAGGCTGGCTGACATGCTCGTGGAAGTTGAACTCACGGGTCATTTGGGCTAATCTTGTGACCAGTTTAGTGTTTGATAGGGTTGGACTGACTGGCGTTTCTTTCACTCTTTATATATGTGGACTGAATAGAAGCTATGGAACCCTTTTCctttggctaactcaacttgtaAGGAAATGTGACTCTCATTCATCCCAAACGGCAAGTAACCTCTTCGACACAAGCACTTTTATTGACAAAAACGCCCAAAccattaatttattcatttgagTAAATAGTAATGACACGTACGTCCATGAATCTATATAGATAAGAGCTAGTTTGGTTGGAGCTCAAGCAGTTGACGGTCTTGTTTTTATTCTAAAAGATAATAGAATGGATGTTAATTTCTAGTAatgcaaaagaaatttcataGATCAAAAGGTGATATTAGAAGGAAAATGAGCTAGTCTGCCCTCGAGTGACCATTCTATAGAGAGGAGATCGAAAACCAAGTATTACAATACATTAGTAGAGGGAAAAACACATAGCTGTCTAGTGTAGATTATGTCATCTTGTATGGAATATATGAATTGGCTTTGTGAAGTGGGTTCCCTCAAATTAAACAGCAAGTTGGATTTCTTTTCTGGAAGTAGATCAGAACTTAATCTCTTCCAACACGTACAGTACGTTACTGTCAACTAATTAAATGTGGTGCGTGCTATATGAAATATTTGTTAGATTATAAGATGGGATCTACCAAATAATGATTCAGGTGATAGGGTCACATAGgtaatttcaaaaatgaaaacctGGGACTCTTTGGAAATGAGACTGTGGGCCGTCTCTCTCCTGTAACAGAAAGGGGGTATCTTTGAAGTTCACTCTTTTACACCAAAAATATTGAAGGAGATAGCGTGAATTACACTATGACATATCGTATCCCACCCACATTCCAGATTTTGTCATCATTGCAACTGTTTCAGTCCCTTGTTCAAGCTTTCTTTCCCTTTTCACACCCTTTTCACACCACGAGTGCGcatattttgcttttttttcttttatagtaATATATATGTAGTTGAGTGTCCATTGCACaacagatatatatatatatatatatatatatatatatatatatatatatatatatattagcgATGCAACGAGGGGAAACACGCTAATCAGGTGCAATGCTCGAGTTGT
It contains:
- the LOC100245062 gene encoding benzyl alcohol O-benzoyltransferase; the protein is MTREFNFHEHVSQPELVRPETSTPREFKYLSNIDDQIGLRNHIPFVHFYPPSKDFCVRDPAALIKQALAKVLVYYYPVAGRLRSSEKGKLVVDCCDEGVIFREAKADITMAELRRINGGLKPPFPMLDQLLVDDIWGSYLITDAPLLRIQVTRLACGGFILAYTFNHCICDSYGAYQFITALSEFCLNLNLIAPSNLPSWGREILKPRTSPIISYPHPEYDISNHPTLAYTETDFKLLAQTSIFFSNADISLLKNQLNGHRNPTFDAVASCLWKARTRTLIKPNAITRLLFPIDTRFRCKPSLPKGYYGSAVVFPCAIAKANELMGKPLHYTASLISEVKKKVTGDEYRASVLDFIEMNGRRGFCMEEAFVVSDMCRLTFANIDFGWGPGVYGGPARAGTGLKPGMVTSIIGHKNEEGVEGVLALVSLPLESEDRFHMEVRKQIHSATSLNLISAL